One Anolis carolinensis isolate JA03-04 chromosome 4, rAnoCar3.1.pri, whole genome shotgun sequence DNA window includes the following coding sequences:
- the LOC134298643 gene encoding protocadherin beta-16-like, with protein MEDYFRNKQGLCFLLFFCVTNVLCVSIHYSVPEEKKIGSLVANVLKDLKLGVGELSARRPQLVSETSKQYFRLDIHSGNLLISDKIDREALCGHTEPCLLVSQIVLQNPLKIYSVEIKVEDVNDNAPKFFKNVFQFEIPENVPSNTRFHLEYARDEDLGENSIQNYTLSPNEHFHLGVENNTDGSKYVTLILEKALDREKENHLGLTLTAVDGGVPQRTGTIQINVNVLDINDNFPEFTQSEYKAILKENCPRDTLVSRVEARDLDFGSNAQITYSFYQITEEIQSLFHLNEITGEITVLGEIDYEKETNYEMTIKAIDGGGLSGHCKVLVEVGDMNDNAPEVSVISINSPLPEDSPLETLVVLFSIKDQDSGDNGKALCSVDMNLPFVLKVTTNSFYQLVIQSPLDREKFAEYNITITAIDRGSPRLTSTRIVNVQISDVNDNPPVFEKSFFEMRVQENNIPGLLIGSVQAVDLDTEQNAKLSYSLIPGNIGGGPVASYISINSETGNMYALRSLDYEKIKDFKVTVKATDSGTLPLSSNVVVHVVITDENDNTPFFLYPLQNSTSPCNELLPKIADAGYLITKVVAVDGDSGQNSWLSYELLKATDPGLFSIGAQNGEVKTRRPLTEKDTSKQRLIIAVRDNGVPPQTSTAMINILLVDGFSDPYLKVVDVRQQEPEDEGTLTMYLVICLASVSFVFLLCIVSFVGIKMCKKDHGSSFIVAPPHFPPAIPENCTDSQSGSLSRNYQYDVCLTNGSLSSEFRFLRPLIPVFSMADPNIAVNHNISSVSQDHPECLDDNNASEQVRN; from the coding sequence ATGGAAGACTACTTCAGGAACAAACAAGGTCTGTGTTTTTTACTATTCTTTTGTGTTACTAATGTACTGTGTGTCTCAATTCATTATTCTGTGCCTGAAGAGAAGAAAATTGGCTCTCTTGTGGCTAACGTATTGAAGGATTTGAAACTGGGAGTCGGGGAGCTCTCTGCTCGAAGACCTCAGCTAGTATCTGAAACCTCTAAACAGTATTTCCGCCTTGATATCCACTCTGGGAATCTGCTCATAAGTGACAAAATAGACAGAGAAGCATTGTGTGGACACACTGAACCTTGTTTACTTGTCTCCCAAATTGTGCTACAAAATCCTCTGAAGATCTATAGTGTTGAAATAAAGGTAGAAGATGTTAATGACAATGCTCCCAAATTCTTTAAGAATGTTTTCCAGTTTGAAATTCCTGAGAATGTTCCTTCAAATACAAGATTCCACTTGGAATATGCTCGGGATGAAGACCTGGGAGAAAACAGTATCCAAAACTACACGCTCAGTCCCAATGAACATTTCCACCTGGGTGTGGAAAACAATACTGATGGAAGCAAATATGTGACTCTCATCCTGGAGAAAGCTctggacagagagaaagagaaccaTTTGGGCCTGACACTTACAGCTGTTGATGGAGGAGTACCCCAGAGAACAGGCACAATTCAAATTAATGTTAATGTTCTGGACATCAATGATAACTTTCCTGAATTTACTCAGTCTGAATACAAAGCAATATTGAAGGAAAACTGTCCAAGGGATACTTTGGTGTCCAGAGTAGAAGCCAGAGATTTGGATTTTGGATCAAATGCTCAGATCACCTACTCATTCTATCAAATAACTGAAGAAATTCAGAGTTTGTTTCATTTGAATGAAATAACTGGAGAAATCACTGTTTTGGGAGAAATTGattatgaaaaagaaacaaattatGAAATGACTATTAAAGCAATAGATGGAGGAGGACTTTCAGGGCACTGCAAGGTCCTAGTGGAAGTTGGGGATATGAATGATAATGCCCCAGAAGTCTCAGTCATATCGATCAACAGCCCTTTGCCAGAGGATTCTCCACTTGAGACACTTGTTGTACTCTTTAGCATCAAAGACCAAGACTCTGGAGACAATGGAAAAGCTCTCTGTTCTGTGGATATGAATTTGCCCTTTGTTTTAAAAGTTACTACAAATAGTTTTTACCAACTTGTGATACAAAGTCCCCTGGACAGAGAGAAGTTTGCAGAATATAATATCACCATCACAGCAATAGATCGTGGATCTCCTAGGCTCACCTCAACAAGAATTGTCAATGTGCAGATATCAGATGTTAATGACAATCCCCCAGTATTTGAAAAGTCTTTCTTTGAAATGCGGGTACAAGAAAACAATATTCCGGGACTGCTCATTGGCTCAGTCCAAGCTGTTGATCTGGATACAGAGCAAAATGCCAAACTGTCCTATTCTCTTATACCTGGGAACATTGGTGGTGGCCCTGTGGCCTCTTACATCTCCATCAACTCTGAAACAGGAAACATGTATGCCCTTCGATCTCTGGACTATGAGAAAATTAAAGATTTCAAAGTCACAGTAAAAGCAACCGACAGCGGCACTCTTCCTCTGAGCTCAAATGTTGTTGTCCATGTCGTCATCACAGATGAAAATGACAACACTCCCTTCTTCCTGTATCCCCTTCAGAACAGCACATCCCCCTGCAATGAGCTACTTCCCAAGATAGCGGATGCCGGTTACCTGATCACCAAAGTGGTGGCTGTGGATGGAGATTCTGGTCAGAACTCTTGGCTTTCCTATGAACTCCTGAAGGCCACAGACCCTGGTCTTTTCAGCATAGGAGCCCAGAATGGAGAAGTGAAAACTAGGAGACCACTGACTGAGAAAGACACCAGCAAACAAAGGCTTATTATTGCAGTCAGGGACAATGGTGTCCCTCCTCAGACCAGCACTGCAATGATCAATATTCTTCTGGTAGATGGCTTTTCTGATCCTTACTTGAAAGTGGTGGATGTCCGTCAGCAGGAGCCTGAAGATGAGGGAACCTTGACTATGTATTTGGTGATCTGCCTGGCATCTGTCTCTTTTGTGTTTCTGCTCTGTATTGTTTCCTTTGTTGGGATCAAGATGTGCAAGAAAGACCATGGAAGCAGTTTTATTGTCGCCCCTCCTCACTTTCCGCCTGCTATTCCAGAGAACTGTACCGATTCTCAGAGTGGCTCACTTTCCAGGAATTATCAATATGATGTGTGTTTAACGAATGGATCCCTGAGCAGTGAGTTCAGATTTCTCCGGCCTCTCATTCCTGTTTTTTCTATGGCGGATCCAAACATTGCTGTGAACCACAATATCTCTTCTGTTTCCCAAGATCATCCTGAGTGTTTGGATGACAATAATGCAAGTGAGCAGGTGAGAAATTAG
- the LOC100555853 gene encoding protocadherin beta-16 isoform X5 — protein MEDYFRSKQGLCFLLFLYVTDILCVSIHYSLPEEKKTGSLVANVLKDLKLGVGELSARRAQLVSKSSKQYFRLDTHSGNLLISDKIDREALCGLTEPCLLVSQIVLQNPLKIYSIEIKIEDVNDNAPKFSKTDFQFEIPENIPPNTRFPLESAQDEDLGENSIQNYTLSPSEYFHLGVESNTDGSKYVTLILEKALDREKETNLVLILTAVDGGVPQRTGTIQINVNVLDSNDNFPEFTQSEYKAILKENCARDTLVSRVEARDLDFGSNAQITYSFHRIPEKLYNLFHLNEMTGEITTFGEIDYEKETNYEMTIKATDGGGLFGHCKVLVEIEDVNDNAPEVSVISINSPLPEDTPLETLVVLFSVEDQDSGDNGQTLCSVDMNLPFVLKVTTNSFYQLLIQRPLDREKVSEYNVTITAMDRGSPRLTSTRIINVQISDVNDNPPVYEKSLFEMQLQENNIPGLLIGSVQAVDLDTEQNAKLSYSLLPGNIGGGPVASYISINSETGNMYALRSLDYEKIKDFKVTVKATDRGTPSLSSDVVVHVIITDENDNTPFFLYPLQNSTSPCNELLPKMAEAGYLITKVVAVDGDSGQNSWLSYELLKATDPALFSIGAQNGEVRTRRPLTERDASKQRLVIAVRDNGVPPQTSTAMLNILLVDGFSDPYLKVVDVRQQDPEDEGTLTMYLVICLATVSFVFLLCIVSFVGIKMCKKDHGSSFIVAPPHFPPNIPENCTDSQSGSLSRNYPYDVCLTNGSLSSEFRFLRPLIPVFSVADPNSAVNHNNSSVSQEHPECLDDNKAGEQVQASLTEDAAPRSGGPGCTVNQAIGANANSGQNDWLSYQ, from the coding sequence ATGGAAGACTACTTCAGGAGCAAACAAGGTCTGTGTTTTTTACTATTCCTTTATGTTACTGATATACTGTGTGTCTCAATTCATTATTCCCTGCCTGAAGAGAAGAAAACTGGCTCTCTTGTGGCTAACGTGCTGAAGGATTTGAAACTGGGAGTCGGAGAGCTCTCTGCTCGCAGAGCCCAGCTAGTGTCCAAAAGCTCTAAGCAGTATTTCCGCCTTGATACCCACTCTGGGAATCTGCTCATAAGTGACAAAATAGACAGAGAGGCTCTGTGTGGACTAACTGAACCTTGTTTACTTGTCTCTCAAATTGTGCTACAAAATCCTCTGAAGATCTATAGTATTGAAATAAAGATAGAGGATGTTAATGACAATGCCCCCAAATTCTCAAAAACTGATTTCCAGTTTGAAATTCCTGAGAACATTCCCCCAAATACAAGATTTCCCTTGGAATCTGCCCAGGATGAAGACCTGGGAGAAAACAGTATCCAAAACTACACCCTCAGTCCCAGTGAGTATTTCCACCTGGGTGTGGAAAGCAATACTGATGGAAGCAAATATGTGACTCTCATTCTGGAGAAAGCTctggacagagagaaagagaccaATTTGGTGCTGATACTTACAGCTGTTGATGGAGGAgtaccccagaggacaggcacaATTCAAATTAATGTTAATGTACTCGACAGTAATGATAACTTTCCTGAATTTACTCAGTCTGAGTACAAGGCAATATTGAAGGAAAACTGTGCAAGGGATACTTTGGTGTccagagtagaagcaagagaTTTGGATTTTGGATCAAATGCTCAGATCACCTATTCCTTCCATCGAATACCTGAAAAACTATATAATCTGTTTCATTTGAATGAAATGACTGGAGAAATCACTACTTTTGGAGAAATTGATTATGAAAAAGAAACCAATTATGAAATGACTATTAAAGCAACAGATGGAGGGGGTCTTTTTGGGCACTGCAAGGTTCTGGTGGAGATTGAGGACGTGAATGATAATGCCCCAGAAGTCTCAGTCATATCGATCAACAGCCCTTTGCCAGAGGATACTCCACTTGAGACACTTGTTGTCCTATTTAGTGTTGAAGATCAAGATTCTGGGGACAATGGACAAACTCTTTGCTCTGTGGATATGAATCTACCTTTTGTATTAAAAGTTACTACAAATAGCTTTTATCAGCTTCTAATCCAACGTCCCCTGGACAGAGAGAAAGTGTCAGAATACAATGTCACCATCACAGCAATGGATCGTGGGTCTCCTAGGCTCACCTCAACAAGAATTATCAATGTGCAGATATCAGATGTTAATGACAATCCCCCAGTATATGAAAAATCTTTGTTTGAAATGCAGctacaagaaaataatattccAGGCCTACTAATTGGCTCAGTCCAAGCTGTTGATCTGGATACAGAGCAGAATGCCAAACTGTCCTACTCCCTTTTACCTGGGAACATTGGTGGTGGCCCTGTGGCTTCTTACATCTCCATCAATTCTGAAACAGGAAACATGTATGCCCTTCGATCTCTGGACTATGAGAAAATAAAAGATTTCAAAGTAACAGTAAAGGCAACTGACAGAGGCACTCCTTCTCTGAGTTCAGATGTTGTTGTTCATGTCATTATCACCGATGAAAATGACAACACTCCCTTCTTCCTGTATCCCCTTCAGAACAGCACATCTCCCTGCAATGAGCTGCTTCCCAAGATGGCAGAGGCCGGTTACCTGATCACCAAAGTGGTGGCTGTGGATGGAGATTCTGGTCAGAACTCTTGGCTCTCCTATGAACTCCTGAAGGCCACAGACCCTGCTCTTTTCAGCATAGGAGCCCAGAATGGAGAAGTGAGAACCAGGAGACCACTGACTGAGAGAGATGCCAGCAAACAGAGGCTTGTTATTGCAGTCAGAGACAATGGTGTCCCTCCTCAGACCAGCACTGCAATGCTCAATATTCTTCTGGTGGATGGCTTTTCTGATCCTTACCTGAAGGTGGTGGATGTCCGTCAACAGGACCCAGAAGATGAGGGAACCTTGACAATGTACTTGGTGATTTGCCTGGCAACTGTCTCTTTTGTGTTTCTCCTTTGCATTGTTTCCTTTGTTGGGATCAAGATGTGCAAGAAAGACCATGGAAGCAGTTTTATTGtcgctcctcctcactttccacCTAATATTCCAGAGAATTGTACCGATTCTCAGAGCGGCTCACTTTCTAGGAATTATCCATATGATGTTTGTTTAACGAATGGATCCCTGAGCAGTGAGTTCAGATTTCTCCGCCCTCTCATCCCTGTTTTTTCTGTAGCGGATCCAAACAGTGCAGTAAACCACAACAACTCTTCTGTTTCCCAAGAACATCCTGAGTGTTTGGATGACAATAAAGCAGGGGAGCAG